ATCGGCCGAGTCGGCGAACCGCCCTTCGCGGATCTTGTCGCGGAACTTTCCGTGGGTGACCCGGTCGAATCTCTCCCTGACGTTCTCGGCCACCTGTTCGAGCCGTTCCTCGGTCTGTTCGGCCACCTTCTTCGCCGATTCCGCCATGCGCTCCCCCTCGCCATGCCGGTAGGTCTGAATTGAGCTGAGAAGACCTCAATCGCCAGCCTAGTCAGGGCGGCCCGTTCCCGCCGGAAAACGGGGACGGCCCGGGCCGCACGCCGTGATCGTCTCAGCGCTCGGGGTTTCGGCGGGGGCGCCAGACCACCAGCGCGGTGGAGGTGCGGTTGGCCGGCACCAGGTCGCTGCCCGGGAAGCGGGCCAGCGACTCCAACTCGGCGATCCGGCGATACGCGGCATCCAGCTCCTCCTCCAACCGCGCCACCCGCTGCTGCGCCTGCTCCAGCAGTCGCTCCAGGCCGATGATTCGCTTCACGCCCGCCAGGTTGATCCCGTCGTCCTGGCTGAGCCGCTGCACCTCACGCAGCAGCACCACGTCCCGGACGCTGTACCGGCGACCCCCGCCGGCCGCCCGGCCCGGCTGTACCAAGCCGAGCCGGTCGTACTGGCGAAGCGTCTGCGGGTGCATCCCCGCCATCCGTGCCGCCACCGAGATCATCAGCACCTTGGCCTCGTAGGCAGGGTCATCCGCACCGATGAATCTGTCCGACATCCCCGATCACCTCCGCCTGTACCGCACCCGAGCCACCGAAAACACCGGTCAACTGACTCGACGCACCCGCGCGTCGAGATGTTCCCGAGCGGCCGGCGAGCTCTGGGCGGCGAAGGTCTCCAACGCCGCCCGCGCCTCCTCCGACAGCGCCGCCGGAACCACCAGGTCGAGGGTGACCAGCAGGTCCCCGGCCCGACCGTCCTTGCGGGCCACCCCCTTGCCCCGCGCGCGTAGGACCCGTCCGCTGGGCGTCCCGGGCGGCACCCGCAGGGTCACCGCGCCGTCGAACGTGGGTACCCGCAGATCGGTGCCGAGCACGGCCTCGGCGAAGGTGATCGGCACGGTCAGGGTGAGATCGTCGCCGGTCCGCCCGAACAGGTCGTCCGGGCGGACCTTGACGTGAACGAAGAGGTCGCCCGCCGGGCCGCCACGCTCGCCGGGCTCACCCCGCCCGGCGAGCCGGATTCGCTGGCCGTCGGCCACCCCGGCGGGGAACCGGACGTTGAGCGTCCGGGTCTTGGTCACCCCGCCTGTGCCCTGACACTCCGGGCACTTCTCGTCGACCAGCGTGCCGACGCCCTGACAGCTGCGACACGGCTCGGAGAAGCTGAACGACCCCTGGTTGCGGGTGGTCACGCCGGCACCGTGGCAGACCGGGCAGGCGCGAGGCTGGGTGCCGGGCTTCGCGCCGCTGCCGTGGCAGGTGTCGCACACCCCGGGGGCACGTAGCGTCAGCGGGAGGGTCACCCCGCGCACGGCGTCGTCGAAGTCGAGGGCGACCTCGGCCTCGATGTCCCGCCCACGAGCCGGGCCCCGGGGTGCGGCACCG
The sequence above is a segment of the Micromonospora sp. WMMA1363 genome. Coding sequences within it:
- a CDS encoding helix-turn-helix transcriptional regulator, whose amino-acid sequence is MSDRFIGADDPAYEAKVLMISVAARMAGMHPQTLRQYDRLGLVQPGRAAGGGRRYSVRDVVLLREVQRLSQDDGINLAGVKRIIGLERLLEQAQQRVARLEEELDAAYRRIAELESLARFPGSDLVPANRTSTALVVWRPRRNPER
- the dnaJ gene encoding molecular chaperone DnaJ, producing MSSKDWIEKDYYAVLGVQKAASADEIKKAYRKLARESHPDHNAGDPKAEERFKAVSEAYSVLGDEARRREYDEMRSLFGSGAFRRNARGGQPFDVSDLFGGTAGGDQRFGGAGFQDLFSSIFSGSGGAAPRGPARGRDIEAEVALDFDDAVRGVTLPLTLRAPGVCDTCHGSGAKPGTQPRACPVCHGAGVTTRNQGSFSFSEPCRSCQGVGTLVDEKCPECQGTGGVTKTRTLNVRFPAGVADGQRIRLAGRGEPGERGGPAGDLFVHVKVRPDDLFGRTGDDLTLTVPITFAEAVLGTDLRVPTFDGAVTLRVPPGTPSGRVLRARGKGVARKDGRAGDLLVTLDLVVPAALSEEARAALETFAAQSSPAAREHLDARVRRVS